The sequence ggtgtgaagtgggcggagactaatgtctgtcagtccaTGCCCTCTGGCTGGggccagctagcttgcccacagattccATGATGCTTTATGTTCTCTCTCAAATAAATTTAGCataaaatccatttagtttcccacatgtaaatccactgaacactgcaaagtgcacatacaggatgtttaTGGTGACAGACtgccagcttccatcacatggaggagcagggaacatgtaataagtggtagaaatcataagtaaaccagttacatgaaggcTATAgcttgtgctgtgtgagcactgagggttaatagcttatctgcacagagctgttaGTGCCAAAGACAAGgtaggggaggggagcagcatgaggtgcagagagagagagagaaagttctgcagaatcacagactggaatgGAGGAAATGATAGGGGAGATTTTgtatctcactattctgtgcaggatacatctgtatccacagtcttgaacacatTCAGTTCTGTTAcaaagagagctctgtcacataacctcctcctctgtgagcagggagcagcagctctcaCCTTCCTATGAAACCATCAGATAAACAAACTGTGGACTCCAGGGCTTATTATCATAGGCAGAGGAAGCAGttactgcagcactgaggtactctgaggggtatagcaatgAAACTGCTGGATAAAGGTAACAAAGAGCATTGGCAAAGTTGTTTTGCATCCtaaaagctattgatttgtggaaaaaaaaaactttacagttactctttaactatAATTGTATACCGATTGTTATTGTACTTGTCACTACTgtattaaaggggacctgtcatcagaaattggcttgcCAAGCAGCTGGGCAGCtgctagatgatgtttctttcaagtcctagggtggtggcatcatccagaaaatcaactttgaagtaaaatgtaaattggtttcatgaagtcaaggaggcggagagtttaacactgaagtcaagcttccctgcctcagaacgccccattcactgtaattatggtccatcgtccagggacatcattgatcagatgtcCTAAAGTCCAGCACATCATGTCAATCACAtgagaggaggtgttcagaggcagggaagcTTGACTtgaatgttaaactctccacctccttgactttatacaaccaatttacatctcacttcaaagttgattttctggagcatgtcaccaccctgggccatgaaagaaacatgacctagAAGCTGTTtagttgcttgacaacatactggtagttgtatattaggccaatttctaacggcaggatccctttaaatatatgataTGCAAGATCTTTTTCGGGGCAAGTCTATTGACATTTTAAAAGTAAAATTGCCAATTACCGTATATCCTCAGCAAAGTATTTATATTGataatgtctagagatgagcgagcactaaaatgctcgagtgctcgttattcgagatgaacttttcccgatgctcgagtgctcgtttcgaataacgagccccattgaagtcaatgggagactcgagcatttttcaaagggaccatggttcgggaataaaatgtgttaattaattgaaaaagaatgtcttctgataagttagcagatgtatgcaaacatctgcaatctattcttcactgttccacgcgtatattatctcccgacaagttagcagatgtgaagaacagtgaagaatagaataaaaacagtgaacacaatgaacacaggatcatttaagtgaaaaacgcagtgaaaaacacagtgaagaatagattgcagatgttcggcacatctgcttacttgtaggGAGACACGGTGTCcagggatccgctcctcttcttccactggaGTCTcctcgatgcctctgcgctgctccccgatgcctctgcgctgctccccgatgcctctgcgctgctccccgatgcctctgcgctgctccccgatgtctcggagctgctccccgatgtcttggagctgctccccgatgtctctgtcctgctccccgatgtctctgtcctgctccccggtgtctctgtcctgctcccgggtgtctctgtcctgctccccgatgtctctgtcctgttccccgatgtctttgtcctgctcaccgtgttctacaatgtgttcttcacacatatatattgttcttcacatactattttgttcgcaccgtttcgtgcgtatcttccgacaagtaagcagatgtgccgagcatcaagctcggacgagtatactcgctcatctctaacaatgtcctttttttgttttaatggacaatggagcagatttacttacccgtcccattcgcgatccagcggcgccttctctgcggtggattcgggtccggccgggattcactaaggcagttcctccgctgtccaccaggtggcgctgctgcgctgaagagcatcggaacgcactggattacaccgagccgggctgagtgaaggtaaatgcaagcttcgcgacacatttttcgtttttaaatgcggcgttttttcagaatccgtcgggttttcgttcggccacaacccccgatttccgccgatgcgccacaatccgatcgcgtgcatcaaaatcccagggcaattcatggaaaatcgccgcaaatcggaaattttcgggtaacacgtcgggaaaacgtgaatcgggcccttaataaattacccccaatgtgtaCCAATACTGTGGGATAAtaaatttttctaatttatttcaGTGAACAGATAGAAGACAAAGAAGGAAAAGTGAAATCAGCGCTGCAACATGTGATAAAATGTAACCTTGGAAAAGAAAACATGACAGAGCCAATAGATTTACCACCAGCTGATTGTATCATCACTGCTTTGCTACTAGAACTCATCTGCAAAGACCAAGATGATTACATTAAATATATCAGAAAGTTCTCAAGGTTGCTAAAACCTGGAGGACACATTATACTATTTGGGGCTGTAGGTGGATTTTATTTGACAGTTGGGGACCACAAGCTCCAAGTTTTCAATTATGATGAGGAGTTTGCCAGGGAAGCTCTAGTTGCAGAGGGGTTTGTTATTGATTCCTTTGAGGTAAAAAATAGATcaaatgtcagtgatctccttgACTATAAGGGGGTCATATTTATTGCAGCTCACAAGGAAAAGTAGATCACAGTACTCATTAATGGGGTTTGcccacaaaataaaattctcaatctcctagtgatgtttaaacagtaaagatcatttttaaccccttactttacaatttgactcagttttattgcggttTTTGCTTCTGTCACTCAGTAATGTAGTCGGGGACTCgctaagcagaaacttcatgtTTCATCTGTGCaacgagatgctgtgtgctgacaatgtgcttatattaacAGGGCtcaagtttatatacactttcacttAGATTTTGAATATTCACTAGAAAGTTGACaaagaaagagagatgaaacagataaGATATAACGAGAGTCATTAGATGCATAAAACACACAATGAGATTCTCAGCTCTGCAGTATTCCCTGCTATCTCAGCCATAACCTACAAGGTCAGCTTTGCctcccaccaggataaagaaattAAGGCAAATTTACACATTTGCGCGCCAGTTTTATGGTGGCCtttacatgttcttttcagtgcaaactgcttgtacacgtATTTAAGATGTATCTGCACCAcagacaaatttctgcactgaaggttgTGTTCCAGTGTTCAGTCAGACcgcccgacagaagtgtgtcacacggcctgtgttaaaggtgcaccaaaaaaaagttatgcactctgtcagagcagcacaggaagcgccagattcatgaagaatgggcatcAGGAatttgcactatacacaggcaaactgcacatagtgtagtttgcactgttccTAGTAAACGCACCCCATTATCTGCCTATAGGGTAAGTCTCCTCACACCGTTTTGTGCcaacaggaagtctgtgtgtgtgtgtgtgtgtgagcttgtcatgAAAATGAAATGCAATGGCCAATACAAAGAGGAGCTCACTGAAGCATCAGACAGGATAAGAATCTGTCTGATTCTTATCTGATTGCCTTCAGATCCTGGGGCAACCCAaattgtatataccaagactgaaaAAAAACAGGAATTATATTTGTACCGCATTTTTGCAAATAACAGTGAATGggagcatctgctgacatgctctgtccATGCTCTgtccacagacatcagctacacaagtacctgacatgttcttctataacaaggctgcctggagctgttatatctctcctatacacacacaagctgcagggggcgtggccaccagcaccagaaagcacatcattatacagcctcacaccattatacagcctgtcagtcaagcactgggggtgtggctgtgcctcccactcatgaataagccggacagcttgaatatgctaatgactcattggacatttcaaaggtcatttgcatacagctttaggacctcattgcttaagtttacaagtATGTAGAGGCacaatgaagagatagaggcaatgctttctaatggcagtttatgaaaatatatttagtttaggggggttattttgcctgacaggttctcattaaggacacagggtattttcgctcatttctcgctctccatcttcaaaaatccataactttttcatttttccgtgtacagagctgtgtgagggcttattttgtgtataaaaaatcttacttattattccctgccatgtagtgagaagccggaaaaaaattccaaatgtggaaaaattgaaaaaaaagtgtgtgcgtcacgttcttgtgggctcagtttttaggattttcactctgcgctccaaataacacatctactttattctttagttcggtaCGATCgagatgataccaaatttatacaggttttattgcgttttaatacattttaaaaacttaaacaaatgtgtacaaaa comes from Engystomops pustulosus chromosome 6, aEngPut4.maternal, whole genome shotgun sequence and encodes:
- the LOC140135214 gene encoding nicotinamide N-methyltransferase-like produces the protein MDSSARRHYLVHDFDSRKHLDDYFSGRPGMVFKDDYLVFPIENLMRTFTLGHIKGDILIDLSGSSFIHHLYAACEFFKHIIVLKVKDRCIMELKRWVDTRTGAFDWCHVAKLHADIKGISEQIEDKEGKVKSALQHVIKCNLGKENMTEPIDLPPADCIITALLLELICKDQDDYIKYIRKFSRLLKPGGHIILFGAVGGFYLTVGDHKLQVFNYDEEFAREALVAEGFVIDSFEVKNRSNVSDLLDYKGVIFIAAHKEK